Proteins co-encoded in one Phycodurus eques isolate BA_2022a chromosome 21, UOR_Pequ_1.1, whole genome shotgun sequence genomic window:
- the shha gene encoding sonic hedgehog protein — protein sequence MLLWTRIVLVAVACSSLAVSPGMGCGPGRGYGRRRHPKKLTPLAYKQFIPNVAEKTLGASGRYEGKITRNSERFKELTPNYNTDIIFKDEENTGADRLMTQRCKDKLNSLAISVMNQWPGVKLRVTEGWDEDGHHFEESLHYEGRAVDITTSDRDKSKYGTLSRLAVEAGFDWVYYESKAHIHCSVKAENSVAAKSGGCFPASSTVTLQDGSTKPLKDLQSGDKVLAADAEGRCLFTDFLTFIDRDSTTRRLFHVVETDAGHRIALTAAHLLFVVNNSTGSRGASAVFASQVRPGHEVLVPDGERLRRVTVARISTEEHVGSYAPVTAQGTLVVDRVLASCYAVVSSHELAHWALAPLRLAHWVSSVLSGAQTRNHTHEDGMHWYSEALYHLGTWLLDPHALHPLGVSS from the exons ATGCTGCTGTGGACCAGAATAGTCCTGGTCGCCGTCGCCTGCTCGTCCTTGGCGGTGTCCCCCGGCATGGGATGCGGACCGGGCCGGGGCTACGGCCGGAGGAGGCACCCCAAGAAGCTGACACCTCTCGCCTACAAGCAGTTCATCCCCAACGTGGCCGAGAAGACCCTGGGGGCGAGCGGCCGCTACGAGGGCAAAATCACGCGCAACTCGGAGCGATTTAAAGAGCTCACGCCCAACTACAACACGGACATCATCTTCAAGGATGAGGAGAACACCGGCGCCGACCGGCTCATGACTCAG CGGTGCAAGGACAAGCTGAACTCGCTGGCCATCTCCGTGATGAACCAGTGGCCCGGCGTCAAGCTGCGAGTCACCGAGGGCTGGGACGAGGACGGCCACCACTTCGAGGAGTCCCTCCACTACGAGGGCCGGGCGGTGGACATCACCACGTCGGACCGGGATAAGAGCAAGTACGGCACCCTGTCCAGGCTGGCGGTGGAGGCCGGTTTCGACTGGGTCTACTACGAGTCCAAAGCCCACATCCACTGCTCGGTGAAAGCAG AAAACTCCGTGGCGGCCAAGTCCGGAGGCTGCTTCCCGGCATCCTCCACGGTCACGCTCCAGGACGGCTCCACCAAACCGCTGAAGGACCTCCAAAGCGGGGACAAGGTCCTGGCAGCGGACGCCGAGGGCAGGTGCCTCTTCACCGACTTCCTCACGTTCATCGACCGGGACTCGACCACGCGGCGGCTCTTTCACGTGGTGGAGACAGACGCGGGCCACCGGATCGCGCTGACCGCCGCACACCTCCTCTTCGTGGTCAACAACTCCACCGGGAGCCGCGGAGCTTCGGCGGTGTTCGCCAGCCAGGTGCGGCCGGGCCACGAGGTGCTGGTGCCGGACGGCGAGCGACTCCGGCGGGTGACCGTGGCGCGGATTTCCACGGAGGAACACGTGGGCTCCTACGCGCCGGTGACCGCGCAAGGCACGCTGGTGGTGGACCGGGTGCTTGCGTCCTGCTACGCCGTGGTGAGCAGCCACGAACTGGCGCACTGGGCCCTGGCGCCGCTCCGGCTCGCCCATTGGGTGTCATCGGTGCTCTCCGGCGCGCAGACCCGTAACCATACGCATGAGGACGGCATGCATTGGTACTCCGAGGCGCTCTATCACTTAGGAACGTGGCTCTTGGACCCTCACGCCTTGCATCCACTCGGCGTGTCCAGCTGA